Proteins co-encoded in one Psychromonas sp. L1A2 genomic window:
- a CDS encoding PEP-CTERM sorting domain-containing protein has product MKLKHWIVLAASTAMMPLASATTIAFDGLDNGTIVDDEYFADYGITFNGTNAFQNESNLAVVFDSSLSNTQDGDLESPFTNINNPNLGTSNPGNILVIHEKPATCDALTCANPDDEGNRPAGYFTIDFSEAITLNSIDFFDIESEEATEHNEINLYDVNGDEISAGTFFTPGTGGNNTWDRLLFDVAGVYSLEINLNGSGAISNLNFDYATVSVPEPSTLAVFGLALLGFAGSARRKA; this is encoded by the coding sequence ATGAAATTAAAACACTGGATTGTATTAGCTGCTTCAACAGCAATGATGCCATTAGCATCTGCGACTACTATTGCTTTTGACGGTTTAGATAACGGAACGATTGTCGATGACGAGTACTTCGCTGATTATGGCATTACTTTTAATGGTACTAATGCTTTTCAAAATGAAAGCAATCTAGCTGTCGTTTTCGACAGTAGCCTAAGTAATACTCAAGATGGTGATTTAGAGTCGCCTTTTACGAATATTAATAATCCAAATTTGGGAACTTCAAATCCAGGTAATATTTTAGTAATCCATGAAAAACCTGCTACTTGTGATGCACTGACTTGTGCAAATCCAGATGACGAAGGTAATCGTCCAGCGGGATATTTTACAATTGACTTTTCTGAAGCTATTACGCTAAACAGTATCGATTTCTTTGATATTGAGTCTGAAGAAGCAACTGAACATAACGAGATTAATTTATACGATGTAAATGGCGATGAAATTAGTGCAGGTACTTTTTTCACTCCGGGTACTGGCGGTAACAATACTTGGGATCGTTTATTATTTGATGTAGCAGGTGTTTACTCGTTAGAAATAAATCTTAATGGCTCTGGTGCTATCAGTAATTTAAATTTTGATTATGCAACCGTTTCTGTTCCTGAGCCTTCAACACTAGCTGTTTTCGGTTTAGCATTGTTAGGTTTTGCAGGTTCAGCTCGTCGTAAAGCTTAA
- a CDS encoding Hsp70 family protein: MTTDFIGIDFGTSNCAVAALVNDLPTLIVVDENSENPYKIRSAIYLAHDESGDDSLDAKANEQTLNDMLAAGEILFGEQGFNAFLQTPHEGRYVNSPKNFLGAKIPKRLLDSFEKLVVRFLSYLKKCAEKQLSVIITKAVIARPVNYHSTMGELGNKQAEALMLRAANKVGFTEVEFIHEPLAAAYHFEQNIDKATDAMVVDLGGGTSDVTFCMLSKENAEKLDRSADIYSTVGIRQGGIVCDKLLASGIVSPLFGRGTRTNSGRAIPNMLFSGVYDIDNIPLMSDFYSPARSKSITEYINESEDPIPLMRLQQVQKERLTHQLMHAIELAKINLSDTETAELSLLFIDDSLELDIERQQVSETMVNWLDKMFVMIDDAIEQAQRTPEIIYLTGGMGLSPLVQQALSERYPSVSISVADAFSSVVFGALLKAKRLYT; this comes from the coding sequence ATGACAACTGATTTTATTGGCATTGATTTTGGTACGAGTAATTGTGCTGTTGCAGCACTAGTTAACGACTTACCAACACTGATTGTTGTAGATGAGAACAGCGAAAACCCTTATAAAATACGCTCTGCAATTTACCTTGCTCACGATGAATCTGGTGATGATAGTCTAGATGCTAAAGCAAATGAACAAACCTTAAATGATATGTTAGCTGCTGGGGAGATATTATTCGGTGAACAAGGTTTTAATGCTTTTTTGCAAACGCCACATGAAGGCCGCTATGTTAACAGCCCTAAAAACTTTTTAGGTGCAAAAATTCCTAAACGTTTATTAGATAGTTTCGAAAAACTGGTCGTGCGTTTTCTTTCGTACTTAAAAAAATGTGCTGAAAAACAACTTTCCGTTATTATCACTAAAGCGGTAATTGCCCGTCCAGTTAATTACCATTCAACGATGGGGGAGCTAGGCAATAAGCAAGCTGAAGCATTAATGTTACGGGCCGCTAATAAAGTCGGATTTACAGAAGTTGAGTTTATCCATGAACCTTTAGCTGCTGCTTATCACTTTGAGCAGAATATTGATAAAGCAACTGATGCGATGGTAGTCGATTTAGGGGGCGGTACTTCAGATGTTACGTTCTGTATGTTAAGCAAAGAAAATGCAGAGAAACTGGATCGCAGTGCTGATATCTATTCAACCGTAGGCATTCGTCAAGGTGGTATCGTTTGCGATAAATTATTAGCGAGTGGTATTGTTTCGCCTTTATTCGGTAGAGGTACTCGTACTAACAGCGGAAGAGCTATTCCAAATATGCTGTTCTCAGGTGTTTACGATATCGATAATATTCCATTAATGAGTGATTTTTATTCTCCTGCCCGCAGTAAATCGATTACTGAATACATTAATGAAAGTGAAGATCCCATTCCGTTAATGCGTTTACAACAAGTTCAAAAAGAAAGGCTAACACATCAATTAATGCATGCGATTGAGTTAGCTAAGATTAACTTAAGTGATACCGAGACAGCTGAACTGTCTTTATTATTCATCGACGATTCACTTGAGCTTGATATTGAGCGTCAACAAGTATCTGAAACCATGGTTAATTGGTTAGATAAAATGTTTGTGATGATTGACGATGCAATAGAGCAAGCACAGAGAACACCTGAAATTATTTATTTGACAGGAGGAATGGGGTTATCTCCTTTAGTGCAACAAGCGTTAAGTGAGCGATATCCTTCTGTTTCTATCTCTGTTGCCGATGCATTTAGCTCAGTTGTGTTTGGTGCATTACTAAAAGCGAAGCGTTTATATACTTAA
- a CDS encoding ANTAR domain-containing response regulator — MVAIQIEQLKPTHKSSVLLVEEDRVQNYNIEKHSIKQSSVSLKQSLIDLDFDVISFIDNAALLSEKCAQGSYNILIINTNEPSAEILKEISNINKLRPLPVLVFAKQETQSLIKSSIKAGVSAYIVNDIQPHRLNSLINVACERFAQHQKLVKELKQTKTLLADRKIVERAKGYIMQQRKITEQEAFTLLRKMAMNNGQTLAEVSHNIITVFTH; from the coding sequence ATGGTCGCAATACAAATTGAGCAGTTGAAACCAACACATAAAAGCTCTGTATTGCTTGTCGAAGAAGATCGTGTTCAAAACTACAACATTGAGAAACATAGTATTAAACAATCCTCTGTAAGTTTAAAGCAATCACTTATCGATCTTGATTTCGATGTCATTAGCTTCATCGATAATGCAGCGTTGTTATCTGAAAAATGTGCACAAGGCTCTTATAATATTTTAATCATCAATACAAATGAGCCTTCTGCTGAAATATTGAAAGAAATAAGCAACATCAATAAACTAAGGCCTTTGCCTGTATTGGTTTTTGCAAAACAAGAAACTCAATCATTAATTAAATCATCTATCAAAGCAGGTGTGAGTGCATATATCGTCAATGACATTCAACCTCATCGTTTAAATAGTTTGATCAACGTTGCCTGCGAAAGATTTGCACAACATCAAAAATTAGTTAAAGAGTTAAAGCAAACAAAAACCTTGTTAGCTGACCGTAAAATTGTTGAGCGAGCAAAGGGTTATATTATGCAGCAGAGAAAAATAACTGAACAAGAAGCATTTACTTTATTGCGAAAAATGGCCATGAATAATGGGCAAACATTAGCAGAGGTTTCACATAACATTATTACTGTTTTTACTCATTAA
- a CDS encoding CmpA/NrtA family ABC transporter substrate-binding protein, translated as MSWIKPVKFVAKKLALSIAISATVISFAQAEKLGYPEKEELKFGFIKLTDMAPIAIAYENGYFEDEGLYVTIEAQANWKVLLNGLIDGTLDGAHMLAGQPIAATMGFGTKAHIITPFSMDLNGNAITVSNEIWKQMKPNIPKQADGWPVHPIKADALKPVVESYKAQGKPFNLGMVFPVSTHNYELRYWLAAGDIHPGFYAPHKGDTSGHIDGDAILSVTPPPQMPSTLEAGTIYGYSVGEPWNQQAVFKGIGVPVVTDYEIWKNNPEKVFGLTAEFAEKYPNTTIRLTRALIRAAMWLDEKDNANRPAAVKILSQSNYVGADYEVIANSMTGTFEYEKGDKRDVPDFNVFFRHNATYPYYSDAIWYLTQMRRWGQISEAKSDEWYKDLAKKVYRPDIYQQAAQSLIDEKLADAKDFPDFATEKGFRAPQTHFIDDLVYDGNTPNAYINSFKIGLKKDDKI; from the coding sequence ATGAGTTGGATTAAACCAGTCAAATTTGTCGCTAAAAAACTGGCATTAAGCATCGCAATATCAGCAACAGTGATTTCTTTTGCACAAGCTGAAAAGTTAGGGTACCCGGAAAAGGAAGAACTAAAATTTGGCTTTATTAAATTAACAGATATGGCACCCATTGCCATTGCTTATGAAAATGGTTATTTCGAAGATGAAGGTTTATACGTCACTATAGAAGCACAAGCTAACTGGAAAGTTCTGCTAAATGGTTTGATAGATGGCACGCTAGATGGTGCTCACATGTTAGCAGGCCAACCAATTGCAGCAACAATGGGTTTTGGTACGAAAGCCCATATCATTACCCCTTTTTCAATGGACTTAAATGGTAATGCAATCACCGTTTCTAATGAAATTTGGAAACAGATGAAACCAAACATTCCTAAACAAGCCGATGGCTGGCCTGTTCACCCAATTAAAGCGGATGCTTTAAAACCAGTGGTTGAATCTTATAAAGCACAAGGTAAACCGTTCAACTTAGGCATGGTTTTCCCTGTATCAACACATAACTATGAATTAAGATATTGGTTAGCTGCTGGTGACATTCACCCTGGCTTTTATGCACCACATAAAGGTGATACAAGCGGTCATATCGATGGCGATGCTATCTTATCTGTGACACCACCACCGCAAATGCCATCAACATTAGAAGCCGGTACTATCTACGGTTACTCAGTAGGTGAACCATGGAATCAACAAGCTGTATTTAAAGGTATTGGTGTACCAGTAGTCACTGATTACGAAATATGGAAAAACAACCCAGAGAAAGTATTTGGTTTAACCGCTGAATTTGCTGAAAAATACCCAAATACTACGATACGTTTAACACGTGCGTTAATTCGTGCCGCTATGTGGTTAGATGAAAAAGATAATGCAAACCGCCCTGCAGCAGTAAAAATATTATCGCAATCTAACTATGTTGGTGCCGATTATGAAGTCATTGCAAACAGTATGACGGGAACATTTGAATATGAAAAAGGCGACAAACGTGACGTGCCTGATTTCAACGTATTCTTTAGACATAATGCGACTTACCCATACTACTCAGATGCAATCTGGTACTTAACGCAAATGCGTCGTTGGGGTCAAATTTCAGAAGCTAAATCAGATGAATGGTACAAAGACTTAGCGAAAAAAGTTTACCGTCCAGATATCTACCAACAAGCAGCACAATCTTTAATTGATGAAAAACTAGCTGATGCAAAAGATTTCCCAGATTTTGCGACAGAAAAAGGTTTCAGAGCACCACAAACACACTTTATTGATGACTTAGTTTATGACGGCAACACACCAAATGCCTACATCAACTCTTTCAAAATTGGACTTAAAAAAGATGACAAGATTTAA
- a CDS encoding ABC transporter permease produces the protein MTTSSLSNKLEFSSITSQKLQGWFKSLCKLLVLPCIGIMIFLFFWSVAAKNIHTSLGDFPGPNAVYQQFHSLYDEHTAERAKADKFYLRQEVRNDARLAADPTYEVKIRNYTGKETFLDQIITSLITVTSGFLLAAIIAIPLGIAMGLSKNLNSAVNPIIQIFKPVSPLAWLPLVTMVVSALYVSDDPLVSKSFVNSLLTVTLCSLWPMVINTSIGVSSLDQDLKNVSRVLRLPLFTHIKKIVLPASVPMIFTGMRLSFGVAWMVLIAAEMLAQNPGLGKFVWDEFQNGSSDSLARIMAAVIVIGFIGFILDRGMLQLQRIASWDKSATTV, from the coding sequence ATGACAACAAGCTCACTAAGCAATAAGTTAGAATTTTCATCGATAACAAGTCAAAAATTACAAGGTTGGTTTAAATCACTTTGTAAATTATTAGTATTACCGTGCATAGGCATCATGATATTTCTATTTTTCTGGAGTGTTGCCGCTAAAAACATTCACACTTCATTAGGTGATTTCCCTGGACCTAATGCTGTTTACCAACAGTTTCACTCATTATATGACGAGCACACAGCAGAAAGAGCAAAAGCAGATAAATTTTATCTACGTCAAGAAGTTCGTAATGATGCGAGATTAGCCGCTGACCCAACTTATGAAGTAAAAATTAGAAACTACACCGGTAAAGAAACATTTTTAGATCAAATCATCACTAGCTTAATCACTGTCACCAGTGGATTTTTATTAGCCGCAATCATTGCGATTCCATTAGGTATCGCGATGGGGTTAAGTAAAAACCTCAACTCAGCTGTGAATCCGATTATTCAAATATTCAAACCCGTTTCACCTCTTGCATGGCTACCACTAGTTACTATGGTGGTTAGTGCTCTTTATGTTTCAGATGATCCTTTAGTGTCTAAATCATTTGTTAATTCATTATTAACGGTAACACTTTGTAGCTTATGGCCGATGGTTATTAATACTTCAATTGGTGTTTCATCATTAGATCAAGACTTAAAAAATGTCAGTCGCGTTTTACGCCTACCGCTATTCACACATATTAAGAAAATTGTTTTACCAGCATCAGTACCCATGATATTTACCGGTATGCGTTTATCTTTTGGTGTGGCGTGGATGGTATTAATCGCAGCAGAAATGTTGGCACAAAATCCAGGCCTTGGTAAATTTGTGTGGGATGAGTTTCAAAATGGTAGTTCAGATTCTTTAGCACGCATCATGGCAGCGGTTATCGTTATTGGTTTTATTGGATTCATTCTTGATAGAGGCATGTTGCAACTACAACGTATCGCATCTTGGGATAAATCAGCGACAACGGTTTAA
- a CDS encoding ABC transporter ATP-binding protein translates to MDTLLDISHIDMVFPTPEGGFTALKDVDLKIKKGEFVSLIGHSGCGKSTVLNVVAGLYQATKGGVILSGREVTEPGPERAVVFQNHSLLPWLTAYQNVELAVEQVFGKTMSKPAKKEWIEHNLKLVHMDHAMYKRPNEISGGMKQRVGIARALAMQPEVLLMDEPFGALDALTRAHMQDSLMEIQNELNNTVIMITHDVDEAVLLSDRIVMMTNGPSATVGEILHVDLERPRDRLSLSKDAHYNRLRSEVLTFLYEKQRKVETIKNKTISTGTKAKTA, encoded by the coding sequence ATGGATACTTTACTTGATATAAGCCATATAGATATGGTTTTCCCAACACCTGAAGGTGGTTTCACAGCGCTTAAAGACGTTGATTTAAAAATAAAAAAAGGTGAATTTGTTTCACTGATCGGGCATTCCGGCTGTGGTAAATCAACCGTTTTAAACGTCGTCGCAGGTTTATACCAAGCAACCAAAGGCGGTGTTATTTTAAGTGGTAGAGAAGTCACTGAACCCGGCCCTGAACGTGCTGTTGTTTTTCAGAATCACTCATTACTGCCTTGGTTAACAGCGTATCAAAATGTAGAACTTGCTGTTGAACAAGTCTTTGGTAAAACAATGAGCAAGCCAGCAAAGAAAGAATGGATTGAACATAATTTGAAACTAGTACATATGGACCATGCTATGTATAAGCGTCCTAATGAAATATCTGGCGGTATGAAGCAACGTGTCGGCATTGCCCGTGCGTTAGCAATGCAACCTGAGGTTTTATTAATGGATGAACCATTTGGTGCTCTGGATGCATTAACAAGAGCACATATGCAAGATTCATTGATGGAAATTCAAAACGAATTGAACAATACCGTCATTATGATCACGCATGATGTTGATGAAGCCGTATTGTTATCAGACCGTATAGTAATGATGACCAATGGTCCAAGCGCAACGGTAGGTGAAATTCTTCATGTTGATTTAGAGCGCCCTCGTGATCGATTAAGTTTATCAAAAGATGCACATTACAACCGTTTACGATCTGAGGTATTAACTTTCTTATATGAAAAACAACGTAAAGTTGAAACCATTAAAAATAAAACTATTTCGACAGGTACTAAAGCAAAAACGGCTTAG
- the trhA gene encoding PAQR family membrane homeostasis protein TrhA — MYYGEKLNSITHLIGAILALIGFGTLLTIAFQEYNWRIIVGFIVFGTTLIMLYTMSTLYHSFHPPKLKKIFQQLDHVSIYLLIAGTYTPYMLLTLQGNGGMLMLALVWGLAVIGLLIDVLVVKRIEWLQIVIYLAMGWICVFKYSALQIAIPGAGISWLTIGGIAYTVGIIFYVLDDLTNMKHAHGIWHLFVLMGSISHFISIAFYVR, encoded by the coding sequence ATGTATTACGGCGAAAAACTCAATAGTATTACCCATCTAATTGGTGCCATCTTAGCTTTAATTGGTTTTGGCACATTATTAACGATTGCTTTTCAAGAATATAATTGGCGAATTATCGTTGGTTTTATTGTGTTTGGAACTACCTTGATCATGCTTTATACAATGTCGACTTTATATCATAGTTTCCATCCACCTAAACTTAAAAAAATTTTTCAACAGCTAGACCATGTTTCAATTTATCTCTTGATTGCAGGGACTTATACGCCTTATATGTTACTGACATTACAAGGTAACGGAGGCATGTTAATGCTCGCCTTAGTGTGGGGGCTTGCTGTGATAGGTTTATTGATTGATGTGTTAGTGGTTAAACGAATAGAGTGGTTACAAATCGTTATTTATTTGGCGATGGGTTGGATATGTGTTTTTAAGTATTCTGCATTACAAATCGCTATACCGGGTGCTGGCATCAGTTGGTTAACTATTGGTGGAATTGCTTATACTGTGGGTATTATATTTTATGTATTAGATGATTTGACTAACATGAAGCATGCACATGGGATTTGGCATCTGTTTGTGTTGATGGGATCTATTAGTCACTTTATCTCGATAGCATTCTACGTTCGATAG
- a CDS encoding M14 family metallopeptidase, giving the protein MSENTFYPIGTPGTAWSNEQKQQWHDAAVKSRSYVDEVITKLKSLSSHGFNLLQYGTLSIDINSYPLFALQSRNWDIKKPVILVTGGVHGYETSGVQGAIQFLHTSAQDYLAHFNLVVLPCISPWGYEHIARWNPYAVDPNRSFTTDSQSQEAVHAINFVNDLEGEILLHIDLHETTDTDESEFRPALAARDGEQYIVDTIPDGFYLVGDSENKCVDFQNSIIKAVKQVTHIAPADDKGEIIGSKAEAEGVIYYPVKKLGLCAGMTNAIFTTTTEVYPDSDSATPEDCNNAQVAAIESALDYLIQIHLPEVAK; this is encoded by the coding sequence ATGTCAGAGAATACATTTTACCCTATTGGTACGCCAGGCACTGCTTGGTCGAATGAGCAAAAACAGCAATGGCATGATGCCGCGGTTAAATCTCGCTCTTACGTGGATGAAGTGATAACGAAACTTAAGTCACTTTCATCCCATGGTTTTAACCTATTACAATACGGTACCTTAAGTATTGACATTAATAGTTATCCTTTATTCGCACTACAAAGTAGAAATTGGGATATAAAAAAACCAGTCATATTAGTCACTGGCGGTGTCCACGGTTATGAAACAAGCGGTGTACAGGGGGCGATTCAGTTCTTACATACGTCAGCTCAAGATTACCTCGCTCACTTTAACCTTGTTGTTTTACCTTGTATTAGTCCCTGGGGATATGAACATATAGCTCGTTGGAATCCTTATGCAGTTGATCCTAACCGTTCATTTACTACCGATAGCCAAAGCCAAGAAGCCGTACACGCAATAAATTTCGTTAATGATTTAGAGGGTGAAATTCTTTTACATATTGATTTACATGAAACAACCGATACCGATGAAAGTGAATTCAGACCTGCATTAGCAGCAAGAGATGGCGAACAGTATATTGTAGATACTATTCCAGATGGTTTCTATTTAGTCGGCGACTCAGAGAATAAATGCGTTGATTTCCAGAACTCTATCATTAAAGCCGTTAAACAAGTGACTCATATTGCACCCGCCGATGATAAGGGTGAAATTATTGGTTCTAAAGCAGAAGCGGAAGGCGTCATTTATTATCCAGTTAAAAAATTAGGGTTATGTGCCGGCATGACTAATGCGATATTTACAACGACAACAGAAGTTTATCCCGATAGTGACAGTGCAACACCTGAAGACTGCAATAATGCACAAGTTGCCGCGATTGAATCAGCCTTAGATTACCTAATACAAATCCATTTACCTGAAGTAGCTAAATAG
- a CDS encoding pseudouridine synthase: MRLDKFICKSTALTKEQVVERLLNNQVAVNKAIVSDAAFQVHENNHVTLDGQLLVCRPFRYLLMNKPANTICSNVDEVYPSVLNRLTDLDNEVGSCDVNESGIDAPNIDTPDINTTDIDTHDIDRPDTPKILETTELHIAGRLDADTTGLILITDDGRWTFNITLPTNDCKKVYRVGLSKPLHPHLIDQFNQGIQLQGEAKLTLPATLVQLAEKEVLLTITEGKFHQVKRMFAAVGNRVVKLHREQIGEVILDVELGKWRYLTPLEVASFV, encoded by the coding sequence ATGCGTCTAGATAAATTCATTTGTAAGAGTACGGCCTTAACTAAAGAGCAAGTAGTTGAAAGGCTTCTTAACAATCAAGTGGCGGTTAATAAGGCGATTGTTAGCGATGCAGCTTTTCAAGTACATGAAAATAATCACGTAACACTCGACGGTCAATTGTTAGTTTGTCGTCCATTTCGTTATTTGTTAATGAATAAACCTGCTAATACCATTTGTTCTAATGTTGATGAAGTTTATCCTTCTGTTTTAAATCGTTTAACTGATTTAGATAATGAAGTGGGCAGCTGTGATGTGAATGAATCTGGCATAGACGCACCCAACATAGACACACCCGATATAAATACAACCGACATAGATACACACGACATAGATAGGCCCGATACACCAAAAATACTCGAAACAACAGAGTTGCATATAGCAGGGCGCTTAGATGCCGATACGACTGGGCTCATTTTAATTACTGACGACGGCCGTTGGACATTTAACATCACTTTACCGACGAACGATTGTAAGAAAGTATATCGTGTGGGTTTATCAAAACCTTTACACCCGCATCTTATTGATCAATTTAATCAAGGTATTCAGTTACAAGGAGAAGCTAAGTTAACTTTACCTGCGACACTTGTTCAATTAGCAGAAAAAGAAGTGTTATTAACCATTACTGAAGGTAAATTTCATCAAGTTAAGCGTATGTTTGCGGCTGTCGGCAATCGAGTTGTTAAATTGCATCGAGAGCAAATAGGCGAAGTGATACTAGATGTGGAATTAGGAAAGTGGCGTTATTTAACACCACTTGAAGTTGCTTCTTTTGTTTAA
- a CDS encoding PhzF family phenazine biosynthesis protein: MELAIYVVDAFTEQQFKGNSAAVVPLTEWIADELMQNIAIENNLSETAFIKKITPNRYEIRWFSPLTEIDFCGHATLASSFILFNQFDVQGEIDFVTLEVGTLSVQQLDNGRIQMSFPNQLPEIVKDIPPAVLDGLSIKPLVVMKNRQAYFAVLASANDVLNVEYKAECLKSLAPYDLVVTSSVINNSELSVNVANKSKGKGKDIKADFISRYFWPASGGDEDPVTGSIHAGLAPYWSKQLNKNSMSAYQASKRGGMLYCEMKDDRVLVSGSAVLYLQGKIFV, from the coding sequence ATGGAACTCGCAATATATGTGGTAGATGCGTTCACCGAGCAGCAATTTAAAGGCAATTCTGCTGCTGTTGTGCCGTTGACTGAATGGATCGCTGATGAGTTAATGCAAAATATTGCCATTGAAAATAACTTATCTGAAACCGCTTTTATTAAAAAGATTACGCCTAATCGTTACGAAATACGTTGGTTTTCTCCGTTAACTGAAATTGATTTTTGCGGACATGCTACGTTAGCGTCTTCATTTATCTTGTTTAATCAGTTTGATGTTCAAGGTGAAATTGATTTTGTGACGCTGGAAGTAGGGACTTTATCGGTTCAGCAGTTAGATAATGGACGTATTCAAATGAGTTTTCCTAATCAATTGCCTGAGATCGTGAAAGATATTCCACCAGCGGTACTCGATGGTTTATCTATAAAACCGTTAGTAGTAATGAAGAATAGACAAGCTTATTTTGCTGTTCTAGCCTCTGCAAACGACGTATTAAACGTTGAATATAAAGCAGAATGTCTTAAGTCGCTAGCGCCATATGACTTAGTGGTGACATCTAGTGTTATAAATAATTCTGAGTTGAGTGTTAATGTTGCCAATAAGAGTAAAGGTAAGGGTAAGGATATAAAGGCTGACTTTATATCTCGATACTTTTGGCCTGCCAGTGGTGGAGATGAAGACCCAGTAACAGGTTCTATTCATGCCGGGTTAGCACCGTACTGGTCAAAGCAACTAAATAAAAATTCGATGAGCGCTTACCAAGCTTCAAAGCGAGGTGGCATGCTTTATTGTGAAATGAAAGACGATCGAGTGTTAGTGTCTGGTTCTGCGGTTTTATATCTTCAAGGTAAGATATTTGTATAA
- the gcvT gene encoding glycine cleavage system aminomethyltransferase GcvT — protein MSEQLLVTPLHALHIEMGAKMVPFAGYDMPVQYALGVKKEHLHCRQSAGLFDVSHMGQLRLKGEGAAKALEKLVPVDIIDLPAGKQRYAFFTNEQGGISDDLMVTNFGDHLFVVVNAACKTQDIAHLKTNLPADVEIEIIEDRALLALQGPKAVDMLAKLNPSVSNMVFMDAEKVELVGVECYVSRSGYTGEDGFEISVPAAQAEQLARELLANDEVEWIGLGARDSLRLECGLCLYGHDLDETTTPVEASLLWGISKARRADGIRAGGFIGSELILEQIATKNVSRKRVGLIGKTKAPVREGAVLFDANDNQIGVVTSGTFGPSKGMPVAMGYIYTAFTAIGTEIFAEVRGKKLAMTVEKMPFVAQSYYRG, from the coding sequence ATGTCAGAACAATTATTAGTTACACCTCTTCATGCTTTACACATTGAAATGGGCGCGAAAATGGTGCCTTTCGCTGGTTATGATATGCCAGTTCAATATGCATTAGGTGTAAAAAAAGAACATTTACATTGTCGCCAATCGGCAGGGTTATTTGATGTGTCGCACATGGGGCAACTTCGTTTAAAAGGCGAAGGTGCAGCCAAAGCATTAGAAAAATTAGTGCCTGTTGATATTATTGATTTACCTGCAGGTAAACAACGTTATGCCTTTTTTACTAACGAACAAGGTGGCATTAGTGACGATCTAATGGTGACTAATTTTGGCGACCATTTATTTGTGGTGGTTAATGCGGCTTGCAAAACTCAAGATATCGCACACTTAAAAACTAACTTACCTGCCGATGTTGAAATAGAAATTATTGAAGATCGTGCTTTGTTAGCACTTCAAGGTCCTAAAGCGGTCGATATGTTAGCGAAGCTGAACCCGAGTGTTAGCAATATGGTGTTCATGGATGCCGAGAAAGTAGAGCTTGTTGGTGTTGAATGTTACGTCAGTCGTTCTGGTTATACCGGTGAAGATGGTTTTGAAATATCAGTGCCTGCTGCACAAGCTGAGCAATTAGCTCGTGAGCTATTAGCTAACGATGAAGTTGAATGGATTGGCTTAGGTGCACGTGATTCTTTACGTTTAGAGTGTGGTTTATGTTTATACGGTCATGACCTTGATGAAACTACAACACCTGTTGAAGCGAGCTTATTATGGGGTATCAGCAAAGCACGTCGTGCCGATGGTATTCGTGCTGGTGGCTTTATCGGTAGTGAGTTAATACTTGAACAAATAGCGACTAAAAATGTATCACGCAAGCGTGTTGGTTTAATTGGTAAAACTAAAGCGCCTGTTCGTGAAGGTGCAGTATTATTTGATGCCAACGACAATCAAATTGGCGTGGTTACAAGCGGTACATTTGGTCCGTCAAAAGGTATGCCGGTTGCAATGGGTTATATCTATACGGCATTCACTGCTATCGGTACTGAAATTTTTGCTGAAGTACGTGGCAAAAAACTAGCCATGACAGTAGAAAAAATGCCTTTTGTTGCGCAAAGTTACTACCGAGGCTAA